atcgttatagcctagaagaacaatttatttgtctatcaagacgttttctaatatttcataaaaaaaaattaccaaaagttttaatatattgatccaccaaccaactcatctcgcgttggctggtattcacatctggtgccggtacatctatacccggacctatcatattgcgacgtaatagctccattgtatagcgacgcgtaattgtttgcaattcttgtgcagtatacttcttcgggtcgatacgtatgccacccttggaaccaccaaacggtacattcacgcaagccgtcttaaacgccatcagataagccaaagcgcgtatctcatcggcgtcgacgtccatggcaaaacgtatgcctacaaaagaggaacggatatgatcagtcagttatatatatcatgctagacatcagcagttgaagcattgaaaaggaagaacattttcttgaaacacacaactacatgcatatattctagaaaattcgttgagaaattttttgaatataccagcttttctagaaaaataatagccaataatataattgaacccaccgcctttgagtggtaatctgtgtctagtgtggtgtgcgcgatagccggtgattagctcgtaattgccatcacttcttattatagggaaggtaacttccaatagatttgtagtgcagcccatcaatttaagcatggcggaaacacgttgttcacgctgttccttcttcatgtaaggatacttttccagctcctttatcatcatcggctccattagctgagcggccgagtgataataatactcaaccatgtgtgcaaatggtgggtctttgtctttattgattttttccaaatgcttgggcatcacgtgcttttcacgcgtagccccaagtccggtccagtttaaaactgtcttcgatagtgaagatcgtaaaagtttaccatttaaaaggaaggacatattgccttgcgataatgcaatcccagttatgattttttttttgtgtgtttttgtaagaaattttttgcactcactttttcggcaattattttggtatccgctgattttgttgtatattgtatatatacaattgtattacgaatatataaatattccacaatattcagtaagaaaatattttttgtttatttattatttgcgtcaggtttttttttgtaattattttcttcgagaacaaattcaaatcgctccgttcaacacaactgttcttatgaaaatctcaatatcaactgaactgagaaaaataaatttgacaatattgactgtttatgttttgaagttttgattttttctgttgaaaatatgttaatgttaatgtttttttaatgttaattattttattgtggcaaaaattttggattttggggatcgtaaaaaatgacgaataatgcataataacccctacccacttactacgctatttttggtgcatttggtggatggatttttggtaccattcaccacttttttggtgcattttggtgcatttgatgcattggcgcgtggtgaaaaaccgattttttcacggcgcgcaaatggggttatacaggtcgtatgagtaccatattaccaaaaacagaaaaacagatataagggtaccaaaaacagaggtaagtgggtaggggttttgttttttaattgttaaactgttgctgtcaagaagccattctgtttgtgtttttgtaaagaaatatttatttaaaaatttaagaaaaatatacaaaaggatattacactttggaccttataaatatataaatgtaaaatttgtaaaaataaataatcgccaagcgacttcagacgcattctgtaattattgttgagaaatgccctccatttctaaggctcggaaaatcttagaaatcgagtaaataaaggcagcggtgcgtaaatcattgcagagaccgaattcattggccacaatcttaatgcctgcccccgcagtttccataactgtttgtagtcctgcgtctacaatatccgcctccttcgtacagtctcttatgagctttaactttttgtttggcttgaacttatcctaaataaataaattaaaaaaattcatattaacaaattaacttatttgcacggtggtcaaagttcacttacctcgcactcattcatggagttaaagatctcgttgattatggctttctcgcgtttaacattcattttgccataagatacatgattgatattctttaagtactcaaagtaggataccgttacaccgccagcattgcaaaacaaatccggtataatgagtacattctttttacgtaatatttcatcggcagctggcgtcgaaggaccattagcgccttctaaaatcatcttggcttgtacactgttagcattttcgacagtgagaaccttttgcgtagagcaaggcattagtatatcgcatttttcacccaacaaactgccctctttttcggtggctttggtatagcccttgattgatttattattttttgcataatactccattaagtcctaagtatatgaagaaaattaaaaaaatattatcatggagatatttattttcaatacgccacattcctttggatcaatgccattctcatttactagagacacgtcaaattcttgaacaccgatcagtttggcaccggcttccactacaaaaacggatgcatgggaaccgacattgccaaacccttgtacgatcacggttttatctttccaaccagtcttccagcctaataaatccatccaatctttatccataataaaacattcagccgccttaaatagaccacgtcccgtggcggcggtgcgaccatttataccgcctattt
This portion of the Zeugodacus cucurbitae isolate PBARC_wt_2022May chromosome 3, idZeuCucr1.2, whole genome shotgun sequence genome encodes:
- the LOC128920557 gene encoding glutamate dehydrogenase, mitochondrial-like — translated: VIVQGFGNVGSHASVFVVEAGAKLIGVQEFDVSLVNENGIDPKECGYYAKNNKSIKGYTKATEKEGSLLGEKCDILMPCSTQKVLTVENANSVQAKMILEGANGPSTPAADEILRKKNVLIIPDLFCNAGGVTVSYFEYL